The sequence CTTGCTCTTGTATGTGGAGGTCAGAAACCGAATGAATCTCATTTTGATGCCGACAAAAATCCGagtttattttagttatttattggTGTCTGACTCTgcatttctttattaataatatacatacacTACccttacaaaacaaaatatctaTCATTTAAGACTGAAAAAGGCTTTGTTCTTCCACCTGATACCAATTTAAgtgcaatgaaaaatataaaagaattacTATCAGTGTGGAAAGATTCTGAGGAAGCAGACATTGGAACTGTGAAGCCTGTAGAGCTCCCTCCGATGGTCCCAGTAAgcatttacttaaataattaaccGATAATTGTTACAAAGGATGTTTTATTAGCTCTACAAGGACCATCCATTTCTTCATAGAATAGAGCAAACATTCCATATATGTTTGCGTTATGCTAACaaggatttattaaaaagagcCAAGAGAGTTATCCCGGTTACAGTATTAGGCAAAAATGCACAGGAGAGGCTCAGAGCTATCCAAGAACATGTGAAAAAGAGTAATTACTAACATTTTCGTCCGGAAATATGCTGACTAATAGCATTTTAGATAAATTGCCTGAACCTGATGTGTCTTTACAAGATCTGCTTCTCTTGGAGCTGTTGCAGTGGTTCAATGAAGAGTTTTTCACTTGGGTTGATAGTCCTGACTGTGAAAAATGTCAAGGAAGCAGTCAGTTCTCACATATGAGCCAAGATAAGAGCCACTTCATTTATACTAATAGAGTAGAGGTTTGTATGagtactaatttatttattcacgAAAGAGACTTTTGGTTTTTCTTAAGATGCACAAGTGCAAATCCTGTGGATTTCTGACTCCATTTCCGAGGTATGAAGACCTGAATATCTTGCTGGAAACGCGAAGAGGGAGGTGTGGGGAATGGGCCAATGTGTTCACTTTACTTTGCTCGGCCATGGATTGGGATAGTAGATATGTGCTGGATGAAAACGACCATGTGTGGACTGAGGTTTACTCTTTTGCTAAAAAACGTTGGCTGCACTGTGATCCTTGCGAAAATATTTGTGATAAACCCTTGATCTACGAGACTGGCTGGAAGAAGAACATGAGTTATGTGATGGCTTATTCACCAGATGAGGTTCAAGATGTTACTTGGAGGtgcagcttttttttaaaagcgaTTATAGTACAGTTTTATGAAGGTTTTTCAGGTATTCCTGTAAGCATAAGGAAGTGTTAAGCAGAAGGAGGTTGTGTGACGAGCATTTGCTAGCAACGGCTTTGACAAACTTAAGAAGTAAGAGACAAGAAGGCATGTCTGAACCTAGAAAGCAGTTTTTGACCAAAAGGTTACTGTTTGAGCTTGTGGAGCTTATGGTCGAAAGGTATGTAATTAgatgttatttgaaaaatttattgtttagttCCTTCACTTTATTTGCTCTAACTGTAATGTGGTAATGCATCTTGATGGTTTCGCTAAATTCTTCTTGGCTTACAatccaaagaaaaatatttctatcaatGATACTGGTATTTATGACAATCTTGATCATATTGACATAAGCACTGAAATGGTTCATAAAGCTCTAGATTCTTTACATATTAATAAAAGCAAGTATTTCAAATAGAGTTTTAAAATTGTGCTCTCAAACCCTATATATTCCTCTCTACTATATGTTTCACAGGTCTTTTAACTCTGGAATTATCCCTGAAGTATGTAAGCTCTCCTATATTACTCCTATCCACAAAAGTGGTGATAAGTGCAATATTAAAAACTACAGGTCTATAAGTCAGCAATACCCAAGATATTTGAACAGTGTGTCATGCAATCAACTCATTTCCAAGTAATAGAATATTACCTCAACAGCATGGGTTTACCCCCGGTAGGAGTGTAGATAccaacttatatttatttaccaactatatttttaaagactttGAATCAGGGCTTGAGACCTAGACCTAGACtctcttagaacattaaaaggcctttcaatgtgaTAACAACATAGGTATCTTAGAATTTGCTCATATCTTCTTCCAGACATAAAGTGAGAAAATATAGGGTGATAGTATAAGGGATCTACTGAAAAGACCTTCCTTAGCTCGGGATATCCAATTTGGGCTCTAAGAAGGGTCACAGCTATAAAAATATCCAATTGCCTTGGCTCAATTGAAACAAATTTGGATgacctggaattttttttgtgtggtcGAGAAGTTCTGGACATGGTCTCACCATATTTATTAgagcaatttattattaaatttttgatttcagcTGTCCAAAGCATTTGAAATACTTCAAGGGAACTCATGTCATCAgtaaagtcaatttttattcCCGCCGCATTATGATCAAAGTTAAAATTGGGGATATCTTGCACAAATTCAACCCATTCATCTAAAAAACGTAGGAGTGTAGATACcatcttatatttattactcTCTTAGAAcgttgaaaggcctttcaatgttctaagttagCTCTCTATGTATGGCTTGTCGGAGGCCTTGCTGAAATGGGTGTCCACCTATCTAACTGATAGacagcaataaataaaaatggatggTCATCTTTCGGGTCCATTCCTAGTCACatctggtgtacctcaagggtctcATTTAGGTCCTcttttctttattctttttattaatgaccttGGCAAATTGCTTACTTGTAACTTCCCgatgtttgctgatgacctcaAACTTATTATCAGTATAGCATCTTGCAATGTGCTTAAACTTTTGTGACATTGTTTCTTTGTGGTGCcaggcaaatgaattaaactcCAACAAgtgtatatttttaagattCAGTAGGCTCTTGAATACAATGCCAGTTGTGTATTCAATTAACAATGTAATTCATGAGGAGGTCAGTGTAATTAAAGACCTGGGTGTGTATTTAGATTCCCAACTGTCATTTTcactatgaaaatattatttcgagTGCCAACCGAATGTTAGGCTATATCAAACAGtcatgcaaaatttttaaaaatggatttGCTTTAAAACAATTGTATATTGCATATATGAGGTCTTTACTTGAATTTTCTAACATTATTTGGtgtccttttttcaaaaattttcaaattcatatTGACAGAATTGACACTATAAATTTCTAAGTTATGCTAGCTATACACTCTCTAAGTCTGGGCACAGATTTAACAAGACAAACAGATAAGTAAAGCAATGCATTAAAAACGGTACACCGAATGGATCCCaactttaaaaagttaagatcCATTGGACTTCGACCCGACGGATTCGCTCCTCGGTCCGTGCTTAGTTGCCAATACAATTTTGTATAAGGCTGGTTGGATTCATTGCGGGCGTCGGCGATGAGCGCCTTTACCCTTTTATTTAGGAACTAggcaaattgaaaattattgtaaatgatTATTTCTCACTTTACTCCCGTGCGTTCTATGGGTCTGATAGTCTGATCTTTATAAAAGACATAATTGCGTTTTCAATATGCTTCCACGTTCAAGGGTTACTGCAGCAGGCAATAAATGCGACTATTACAATTGCGGAAATACTAGAcgcattgaaaaaataaaaatgtttaaatttccaATAAAACGCAAAGAAATTTGTGATGTTTGGATTTTTAATAGTGGTaagttacaaaataaatttatgtttactttACCATTTACATCACACAGTTTGTGTTTtcatatgaataaaattaaactaatatttttaaaatgctatgtttaaattaaaactaaattattctttagttataatagtaaATACAGCTATAATAGTAAGCTATAGTATATAATTGCCTGAacattgaaataattattgatatgAGTTATTTATGCTCAAATTTATGTTTTCGGAGATACCAAACATTTATCCTCTAACcaaataataatgtaatttagaCATCTAGAACAATTATCAAGCAGATTTTTGTCTCttaaccttttaaaaaaatttgaaaaaggcaaaaccttattttatcaaaatatttttttaataataaacttaaatgcAAAGCTACtttcttattacaaaaataatttagttaattagtacacatattatacatttattttaaatttaaaattatttttacagtaGAAACAACACTTAAAGCccccaaaataataaaaaataaacttcttaaaaagatcttattgttattaatactttacaaatataatttaactatattagcaataagtaacttttttaaaaacatcttttttaacaaaaataatatgttaatttacacaataaacaaataaatatacagggtgtcccataaataatggtaaatattttaacagtagatttcttttcaaaaatgtaaGATTAGGGATTAGGTAAAATTTTCCTTGTCCGAAAGTCAAGGCATCCATGATTCAGagtgataaatttaataacgtTACTAAACGTATGTgagtttgaatttttataaccAAGCATCAAAGTAACTGACAAGAACATAAACAATAACAGTGACAATGACGTCTATAATAATTCATCTTGTTATGCAcagtctatttaaaaaatattttaacttcaagtgggcaaataaaattttattttgagggCATTGAAAACcctaaatgtaaatatttcgaaaaggGTGAATCGTAGCgagatttttgaagtatttttttttaagcaaaaatgtttgcacaatgcatattttaaatcaacaaaACTTTTTAGACACCTCCTTAAACTTAtgataatatttacttttattttttaacgatgTTTGTTATTTTAGGAAATACACAACTAGTCGGTCTTCCGGAAGATATGcttaaaaacaaatgtatttgcGAAAGACATTTTACAGAGGATGACTTGAAAACGGAAAAAAGACATCGATTAAAAGACAGTGCCGTTCctattaattataaatgtttattgGATAGTGAACAGAATTTACGCGTTTTAACGCCCAAAAAGACCTATACAAATATTAAGACTAACGTGTCATTAAGTGATAGTCCGCGTTTAAGTCCaccttcaaagaaaaaaatgaaatttgaagaagaaaacgagtttgttaaaaaaattatcgacttCCCGGATACTCTTCAGTCcaagaaaagtaaatttaaaaataaaatctcttaaaaaaaaatacataatattaagaGAAGAATTACTCGGTTGAGAGAAAAAGTTCGCAagtgcaaattttcaatttttaatttgttacctTTTTTATCATTCTTATCCATATCTGCAAAAACGTTTGTTATGATGCAAGTACGGGGTAAACGTCGTACTTTATATTCCCGCAACGAAAAGGAGTTGGCGGTCTCCCTGTACTATAAATCACCATCGTgttacaatttttaaagaagaaaaggCATTATATTACCATCTACGTCAACCATTCAAAAATGGATTGGTCAAAATGCATTTAAGACTGGCGTAGATGataatataaaaacctgtcttaaGCTGAAGTGTGCAGGTATGgataagaatgaaaaaaaatgtttggtggCTTTTGATGAAATGTCAATCAAGAAATGcctcaaatataataaaaaactggaCCTAATAGAAGGTTTTGAAGACTTAGGTCCTCTAGGACGAAAACCAACGGAAGCCACTCATGTCTTAGTTTTTTCTATTCGAGGCATATATTCATCATGGAAATTTCCACTTGCATATACATTTTCTCTCACACCACTACAAGTGGcaagaatttaaaacttttgattttttacgttttaaaatCTCTAAATGAGATTGGTTTTATTCCCAAGGCAATAGTGTGTGACCAAGGAAGTCCTAATAGGGCagcttttaaattattgagtgtTACTAAGGAACGACCTTTTTTctattatgatttaaaaatttttgctcTATTTGACCCTCCGCATCTTTTCAAAAGTATTAGGAACAATTTGTTGTCGGGAACTTTTAAGTTGGGAAATAAGAGCATATGTTTCAATGTTATTAGGAAAACGTATGAAATTGATAAATCTTCATCTACAACAAGAACTCTTCCCAAAATTACGgataaacatatttttcctAATGCATTTGAAAACATGTCATGCTCCTTAGCGCTACAGGTTTTTTCAAGTACTATGGCAGCCGCTATACGAACTGCTGTCGATAAGTGTTTTATACCCAAGGAGCTAGGTAATAATACTGCCGATTTTATAGAACTGATGAACAATTTATTCGATGCTTTAAATAGCAAACGCTCTTTTGCCAAAAATCGTTTTAATCGTGGTCGTAGCGAAAACAGTTCTTGTGTGAATCTGGTTTTTGGCAAAGGTAAATCTGTTTTACAAGCATTGATTAAGTTGTACCGTAAAAAGGGAAAGACCGTAATTAGCGAAACAAGGCCTCCATGTTTCGATGGAATTATTCATACTATAAATGCAATTGAACAGCTTTTTGAAagtgaaaaaaaggaaaatattcagTTTATTCTGATTAAATCAAGATTTCTTGGAAAACTTGTTTTCAATGGTCAGGCAACGGGTTGGTTGGAATTTAAATCCAACTGCATAgtcatttcaattatttttcatgaTTAAATCATAACGGGTTTATTAACTCCATCAAAGTTATCGAATTGCGAAGATGATACAGATACTCAACTTTTGTTGTCAGGAATTACAAGGAATATTGATACAAAATGTGACAAAGGTGTTCATATATCACAAGAACTAAATACTGAAGAAGATCGGTCTGAAAGTCCGGTTTCTGAATTAGAAGAAATTGCAGCAAAGAACCTGAGATAAATTTGGAAGAATCGGCAAATAACTATTATGCGGGGTATTTAGTTCGACGTGCTAtcgaataatttaaatgtaaaaaatgcaaattaaattttcaaaacagcACAAAATTTACAGACCCTTCTCAAATTTTTTCCCTTCATAAAAGTTTCACTGGGCAAGAGACAACATCTCTTGTAATTCCTACTTCAGAAGTTGAGTATATTGTGTCAAAAGCAATgtccaagtttcaaaaatattttaaaaaacataagcAGCGAGAGTTTGtggcaacaaaaattaaaaataaaattgtttcaaaacATCTAGTATGGTTGGGGAAAAAAACTGACGACTGTCATGACcataaactgtttttattaaacaaacttGTTCAAATAGGTTTATTTAAGTTCTGCAAATGGTCaaggaaaatgtcaaaaaatcacaaacaaaaaattagaaatttacaaaatttgtaagaaaaatataatgtacTTAACTTacctaagaatattttttatactatacTTTATCTAGAGTGCGTTTTTTAAGAATCATCATAGATGTTACATGGatgatttcatatgaaaaaagttaatttttgatttatcatttcaaacatttttaatttaatagcggAGATCAAAATTTGAATAGACAAAGGCTAGGATTCATGTTAAGGTAATATAAcactgaaaaatttttttttcttaaaacgcCTGGTATATTAATGAccaccaattttaataaaattaagacaaTTTGCTAATTTGACAATGGCTGATTTTAAATACCTGTCTcgataaaaattttacgtttttcaattaattttattgtttttttatacaaatccaaaaagctttttaataattaaattttacaaaaaaaaaacaattaattatttgataattttaataacgtcTTTCAACACCAAGCACACAAAATTAGTACTTTACCACcaaataacatttaataagtTAATACTTCCAAATCCATCCATCCATCTAATACTTAAGTTATAATATAACTTCAATATGTAGGTATGTTGATATTCACGGCATCGCAACCCACGAAAAAGACGAGAAAGTCTTTTTAGTTTGGCCGGGCAGCGTACGTACTTCGACTAAACAATCAATAAATCGCGTCTGTAGATATCGGGAGAGATTCTATCCTAATAATTCACATATGGCTTATAATCTGGCAACGTGGTCTAATATCGTATTGCCGCGAgagaagcaaaatttaaaatattgagaattTGAAACTGACCGCTCGATCGAAACGCCGCCAAACACCGTGTTCCATATACCGCCGTAAGATTATGTATGTTTgtccgtagccgatcgatagttctcgATCTCgagaactctcgatcggctacggtttGTCTCGTTAAATCTGTGGTCTGGGATAATATTAAACAGTGAACTTACTATGTCATACCTAAACCTAAGTCTGTTGTCTGCTAGAAGGGAGTATTATGATGTTTGTTTCGCATACAAAGTGTTAAATAACTATATAGATAGCCCAGAGTGTTAAGCCACCTTCAAAATTCATGTACCATCATACCAAACACGTAATAGATCCCTCTTACATGTGCCATATTGCAGAACATGTTACTTGCTTTACAGCCCAGTAAACCGAATCTCAAATAAGGTCAACAAATATTGTAATGTGTTACATTATTTTAGTCGTACTTccccaaataaatttaagtgtGAAGCACAGAAAGCTATTCTGCacaataaagcaataaaataattggatgtttcttttttttttctttatgggTGTTTTATGTGTATTCAATTCTGTAGACACATATACTGTTCATTGCCACTAACGTTAAGCTTAAGATAACTataattagtattaatattGTAAACTGTAACATTCAtcaaatttaatgtaatttacgttaaaataaataaataaataacgaaGGAAGCCTGAGGATGGAGAGTCCAAGGGGCGTCAGTCAGGAGACGCCCTGTGGCGCCTCACCAGGGGAGAAACTCAAGAAACGCCACAATTCATTTGGGAAATTGATGTTGATGCTTTGGAGGATAATGCGGCCACCGTAAGGTATTCTTCAGCAAAGGACGTTTACGAGTTGGTTAGTTGTAATAAGGTGAAGAAGAGCGTGAAAAAATGGAATTTGGGTTGTTTTGAGTTTAGCAATATTATGAGGAAAGAGGAGAAGGATTGGAAGCAGGTGTATCTTGCTAGGACAGGTAAAAGGAGGtcacaaaacttttttttttaaataaacaattgtaTATCACAGAAAACAGCATGGcagcctcaattgcctggaaattcCAATTCTCGGCACCCCTAGACAACGTTTCCCTGCACCTTCACCATGTTACTTTTGAAAGTGGTACCGTGAGGGCCCGTATAGTGAGCGACGATGCTACCGAGGACATTCCGAATGGTACCAATAAAGATTTCCAAAAGTTTTCTTtagaaagtaatttttctttttcagatGGGAAactttttagtgaaaaattccaGGATAGGAAGTTCGTCATAGTGACGGCACAGTTGGAGGGTGGTAAAGGTGATGTGGCTTGGCAACACACGCAACTTTTTAGACAATTAGTAGATAGCGAGGAGTATCCTTTTAGTAttacttttaagtttaaataataggttttttaatatatcatatTTGTTTACCAGTACGGTGTGTCATTTTATCctgtttatataataatatcttttacttgtgggaatattcttaaaggggttttagtgaaaaaaagaGCGCTTCTTaacaaataatttgatatatgaatGGTTTTTGTACCTTGAAGACTAGCTAAGTTAGAGATAATTTTGTCAACCAAGGTCTAAGACCCATCAAATTCGAGGTTTTGAGATGCAAGTTGCAACATAGAGGTTTTTTTCGTTGGAGGACAATTGTTGGCGTAACTCAGGAtctgcttaaaatattttaataatttttctagtttATTATAGAAGATATACTGACgttggatttgagggtaaaaatgtAATTCTGTGTTAAGGATTTAGGCAATTGGAGCAGTTTTGGTTGAAGCATTTTTGTTAGTAATTTTCTTAGCATATTTTCACTGTTCCtgagaatattatttatttattattatatgggatcaaccccattacaaaaaagaataatacAACATACTAATTCATTTAACCTAACCAcaataataaactattaaattcCAACAGAATTAATAACCATATTAACCATTTAATTGTCATTTGGCTCTGATAACTTAACTACAACccataaatgaatataaaaaagaacaatgaCTAAAAGCTAAtatcacaaatattaaaataccttccataatcaaaaataaaaaaattgaaaaactaacAAAGAGATTTAAATAATGTCTCTAATTTAATGCTTAAACTGAGACGAGGTAATGTCCAAAATATGCACTTCACCTGAGTTTAACAATCTTAAAGTCCTCTCAATTGGAGAGTGAGATGCATAATTAGTGCCACGAAAAGGCAGGGAAAACAAACGATTACGTCTTAGGTTTCTAGTTGGCACATTAAAGAAAAGCATCTTTAGAAGTTCAGGGCAATTTATATGACCATTTAACAACTTGAATATAAAAATGAGATCTGAATGTAAACGTctttgttttaaagtttttagatttagcatCTCCAAAGCATGGTCATATACCATGGTCATGGTATGATTATCAGGAATTCTCATATTTAGCTTAAACAAACAAAATCTAACAAACTTGTTCTGAACCCGTTCCAAGACTAAACAGCTGTTCATGTGAAATTGTGACCAAACCATTGAATCAAGCAGAGAAACTACAAGTGAGATATAAACCCTCTTGCAGGTCTCCAGTGAGAAAGCCCTACACTTGCGAACCACAAAGCCAAGAATTTATGGACGACTTTaagattatattattaatgtatgtATTAAAGGTTAGTTGTTCATCACACCATATCCCAAGGTCCTTTATTGTGCTGCAGTACTGAATATTACGGCCAGCAACACTATAAGATGAATAATTCCTCTTATTTCCTCTGTAAAAGCTCAAAATATTACACTtgctaatgtttaaaaataaattattattaatacaccATTCATACAGCTTGTTTAAATCCTGTTGCAACCTAACCTGGTCAAGGGAAGATGATATTtgtctataaaatttaacatcATGTGCAAATATCAAgaagttattaaatatattaaacagCAGAGAACAATGTTGTCTGACCTAGCATTACCAATGCGAACTTGCTGGGTCCTTTCCGACAAGAAATCAGAAAACCAAGCTACTATAATCTCCCAGGAAAGTGAAACAATTCCAACTTCCTTAGTAATATGCCATGATTAACTCTATCaaacgccttggagaagtcAGTGTAGATGACATCCACCTAACACCCCAAGGCAGTTAGTAAATCCTGATGAAATATCAGCAAATTTGTCAATGTTgattttttgatgatgatgaaTGATGTTTCTTACTGAATAATTGAATATATTAACGTTTCTTGTTATAGTATAGCTCCTGAAGATGGATATGATTCTGGgttaataatattctgaaaaacaGTAACAATTACAGCCATAAAGGCTACTTCCTTTTCAGTCTTCGATCGTTCAGTCAGTTTCTTTctgttattagtttttaatacataaatattgGAAGTTCCCAAATAAACCATCAGTTTTAATAATTCATGCATATTTTGCATACAAATTTACCAGTAGGGTTATTCAAATCAATTTTTCACTAGTACCTAAGTCTTGCAATGATTTCgacattttatttagtaaattactTAACGAATTTTAATTGatataaatgaataataaattggCAAAATACCAACATAAACAAAACCTAACCTAACATTATTAGGACTACTTTAGGGTAGGAAAACTAGAAAAGGCAAGgacgtacaaaaaaaattttttacattattatagTAGAGATCCTGCAGATAGATTTGAAGGTAAAAATTTGATTCTGACTTAGGTAGTTAGGGCAGTTTAGGCGGAGGCATTTATTTTAACTAGTTTCCTTGGCATATTTTTACTGTTCCTGCgaatatcttaagaaataattggaatatttttaagtaggTTTCAGTAAGAGAAAGAGCGATTCGTACTgattaatttcatatatgaacgtttCTTGTACCTTAAAAACTCCCTGAGATAGAGGCAATTTTATCAACCAGGGTACAAGAGCCACTAAATTTGAAGATTTCAGATGCAAACTGTAacttattggttttttttatcGAAGGATATTTTTTAGCATAACTCGGGATCTATTTAAcatattgttataattttttcacattattATAGAAAAGATCCTGGAGATGGATTTAAGGATAAAAATACTATTCTGGGTTAATGAGTTGGGTAGTTAGAGTCGTTTTGCTGGGAGCACTTTTCTTAGCATATTTTCTCTATTCCTGAGAATATTCTTACGaattatttggaatatttttagatGGGTTTTAGTAAGAGAAAGACCGATTCTTaccaattaatttcatatatgaacgtttCTTGTACCTTAAAAACTCTCCGAGGTAAACGCAATTTTATCAACCAAGGTCCAAGACCCATCAAATTAGAAGTTTCGAAATGCAAATTGTAACAACACCATGCTGTATTCAATACCATACGTTGTTCTCTAATAGTATTTTCGTTATGGCTCTATACCTGAACATATGGCATTTCCCTTTATTAGTCCCGCAAgggttttattattatacctttTGCCCTTTCTCACAGAGGGTTTAAGGGCGACCCAGCTGCTGCAGCAGCTGCCACAATGTTCCAATAATGTACcgaatgtcatttaaaaataagaataagcCACCGTTTCATACTGTTACACCATATTAACAAAGAATAAGAGATGAAATCGTTGTGATTCATTGAATGAGTAACCGATTTGACCATCAACCATGACAATTCTTTTCTGACAGTcttgatttattattaaaagtaaataggTATAAATCAATGAGGTTAATTATAGGCAACTTTGAGGAGGGATATTATGGAATTAGTAACAGACCTCGCACCTAGCATTGATGgtctttttttaggttaatatcACGTATTATGGCAAGATATTAATTTTGGATATAAATATCTCGGAACCTAGCCGTAACTCCCCTGATGGTACCAATCAATTCGGAATGTCACGAGGCTTAAAGGAACTTTAGGATAAATATTGGTATATTATTGGTTTTTCCATCGTTGCTCCAATAATTTGCTGCTCATTTAGTGGTGGTTATAGGGCCAGTAATTGCActcaaaaattatctttttatatatacacacattggtttttaattaacataACCTTccgtgttaataaaataattattataggtaGGCGAATGATGACCATATTTACTTCATACGTTTATAAACGTATTATACAGCGGTTAGTCATAGTCT comes from Anthonomus grandis grandis chromosome 4, icAntGran1.3, whole genome shotgun sequence and encodes:
- the LOC126735746 gene encoding peptide-N(4)-(N-acetyl-beta-glucosaminyl)asparagine amidase; this translates as MSAELFRELNKNPKVQSENTVGLLTKIAENILNDPNNAKFRTLNKSNKKVFEQILQVKGGLLCLRLMGFKETEKGFVLPPDTNLSAMKNIKELLSVWKDSEEADIGTVKPVELPPMVPLYKDHPFLHRIEQTFHICLRYANKDLLKRAKRVIPVTVLGKNAQERLRAIQEHVKKNKLPEPDVSLQDLLLLELLQWFNEEFFTWVDSPDCEKCQGSSQFSHMSQDKSHFIYTNRVEMHKCKSCGFLTPFPRYEDLNILLETRRGRCGEWANVFTLLCSAMDWDSRYVLDENDHVWTEVYSFAKKRWLHCDPCENICDKPLIYETGWKKNMSYVMAYSPDEVQDVTWRYSCKHKEVLSRRRLCDEHLLATALTNLRSKRQEGMSEPRKQFLTKRLLFELVELMVERKPEDGESKGRQSGDALWRLTRGETQETPQFIWEIDVDALEDNAATVRYSSAKDVYELVSCNKVKKSVKKWNLGCFEFSNIMRKEEKDWKQVYLARTENSMAASIAWKFQFSAPLDNVSLHLHHVTFESGTVRARIVSDDATEDIPNDGKLFSEKFQDRKFVIVTAQLEGGKGDVAWQHTQLFRQLVDSEEYPFSITFKFK